A region of Candidatus Rokuibacteriota bacterium DNA encodes the following proteins:
- the soxZ gene encoding thiosulfate oxidation carrier complex protein SoxZ, producing MAEIGRVRMRIPSSIKAGDIVKVRVLVIHPMEIVERKDGKPVDKNYRFINRVIVTYLGKEIAQFETTQSLSENPFFSFAFKATDPGPLKVTFLDTHGGKYEGTADIKFG from the coding sequence CATCCCGTCGAGCATCAAGGCGGGAGACATCGTCAAGGTCCGCGTGCTGGTGATCCACCCCATGGAGATCGTGGAGCGGAAGGACGGCAAGCCCGTGGACAAGAACTACCGCTTCATCAACCGCGTGATCGTCACCTACCTGGGCAAGGAGATCGCCCAGTTCGAGACGACGCAGTCACTCAGCGAGAACCCGTTCTTCTCGTTCGCCTTCAAGGCGACCGATCCCGGGCCGCTCAAGGTGACCTTCCTCGACACCCACGGCGGCAAGTACGAGGGGACGGCCGACATCAAGTTCGGGTGA
- the soxA gene encoding sulfur oxidation c-type cytochrome SoxA, with the protein MIRPARVAGAWVLVAALAAGCSETQPPDPRAGLPPTPWVTRATAEARGEVKTLPDGKRQALRYKGWSSADFGQFRTYAYDDTRPEPRPGKAPMPAAAGDPKKGRSLFLARAKGPCTGCHLIQGQDVWPAGNMGPDLSTFGDRGLTDEYVFNLIYDPRHIFPNTTMPPWGTSGMLAPGEVMDLVAFLKTQKGPPPPERDRERNPNTRPKPPGFGDNLDSTNNPAVVRAEAAEASWARKGPAGKSCADCHPGGPGKAMKGVATHYPKYVQPYRRVMSIEDFLTVHAPETTGTQVLAQSAENLDMTILVKMASNGMPVALDLSTPEHRAAFERGRASFHKRVGQRNHACADCHTTGSGRGAERFLGGRLLGNVENGLTRHFPTWRTSQAQVWDMRKRMQWCLTPLGMNMLPADAVEYAELELYLTSFDQGEPLSVPGIRH; encoded by the coding sequence ATGATCCGCCCCGCTCGCGTGGCAGGCGCATGGGTGCTCGTGGCGGCGCTCGCCGCCGGTTGTTCCGAGACGCAGCCCCCGGATCCGCGGGCCGGCTTGCCCCCGACCCCATGGGTCACGCGCGCGACCGCCGAGGCCCGCGGCGAAGTCAAGACCCTGCCCGATGGCAAGCGGCAGGCGCTCCGCTACAAGGGCTGGAGCAGCGCAGACTTCGGCCAGTTCAGGACGTACGCCTACGATGACACCAGGCCGGAGCCGCGACCGGGGAAGGCGCCCATGCCTGCCGCCGCGGGAGATCCCAAGAAGGGCCGGAGCCTCTTCCTGGCCAGAGCCAAGGGGCCGTGCACGGGCTGCCACCTCATCCAGGGGCAGGACGTGTGGCCGGCGGGCAACATGGGGCCGGATCTCTCCACCTTCGGCGACCGGGGCCTGACTGACGAGTACGTCTTCAACCTCATCTACGACCCACGGCACATCTTCCCCAACACGACGATGCCCCCGTGGGGCACGAGCGGCATGCTCGCCCCCGGCGAGGTCATGGACCTCGTGGCCTTCCTCAAGACGCAGAAGGGGCCCCCGCCCCCGGAAAGGGACAGGGAGCGGAATCCCAACACCCGCCCCAAGCCCCCCGGCTTCGGCGACAACCTGGATTCCACCAACAACCCGGCCGTGGTCCGCGCCGAGGCGGCCGAGGCCTCCTGGGCCAGGAAGGGGCCGGCCGGCAAGTCCTGCGCCGACTGCCATCCGGGCGGGCCCGGCAAGGCCATGAAGGGTGTGGCCACGCACTACCCGAAATACGTGCAGCCCTACCGGCGCGTGATGAGCATCGAGGACTTCCTCACCGTCCACGCGCCCGAGACCACGGGCACCCAAGTGCTGGCCCAGAGCGCCGAGAACCTGGACATGACCATCCTCGTCAAGATGGCCTCCAACGGGATGCCGGTGGCGCTGGATCTGTCGACGCCCGAGCACCGCGCGGCCTTCGAGCGGGGCCGGGCGAGCTTCCACAAGCGCGTCGGCCAGCGCAACCACGCCTGCGCCGACTGCCACACGACGGGCAGCGGGCGCGGCGCCGAGCGGTTCCTGGGCGGGCGGCTTCTCGGCAACGTGGAGAACGGGCTCACCCGCCACTTCCCCACCTGGCGGACGAGCCAGGCCCAGGTGTGGGACATGCGCAAGCGCATGCAGTGGTGCCTGACGCCGCTGGGGATGAACATGCTGCCGGCCGACGCCGTCGAGTACGCCGAGCTGGAGCTGTACCTCACCTCGTTCGACCAGGGCGAGCCCCTGAGCGTGCCGGGCATCAGGCACTGA
- the soxB gene encoding thiosulfohydrolase SoxB: protein MDVTRRDFLTLLGVAGALGTGSGGALAAALEPERLLDFQPLGPVTLLHMTDPHATLLPVYYREPDSLIGVGAEAGTRPFLTGEAFLKAYGLARGSAAAYALTHLDFVALAARYGRMGGYAHIATLVRRVRAARPGQTLLLDGGDTLQGSATALWTRGEDMVRAMNQLGVDVFTPHWEFTHGIDRVKELFGDRESRGLFKGDFVCHNCKELNWDEPVFHPYTLREVGGVKVGVIGQAFPYVPISHPQRLVPNLTFGIQEQQAQRLVNELRDDRKADVVVLLSHNGLSTDVKMAGRVRGIDVVLGGHTHDGLPEPITVGRTLVINSGAHGKFLSRLDLDVRRGRVQAHRYKLLPVLSRQVPEDPDMARLIREIRAPHEARLAEPLAVSESLLYRRGHFNGSFDEVLLDALLKRLDAQVAFSPGFRWGLTIVPGQTITLEDVYAHTGLTYPNTLVRELTGAEIRQIMEDVADNLFHPDPYYRQGGDMVRVGGLTYAIDPRKPMGQRISDMRAGGVLLSATSRYKTASWASVGPEAPGPPAYDVVAQHLRDLKRVRLDPRPRVKVL from the coding sequence GTGGACGTCACGCGTCGGGACTTCCTGACGCTCCTCGGCGTGGCCGGCGCCCTGGGGACCGGAAGTGGCGGGGCGCTGGCCGCCGCGCTCGAGCCCGAGCGCCTGCTCGACTTCCAGCCGCTGGGGCCCGTGACCTTGCTCCACATGACGGATCCGCACGCGACCCTGCTGCCGGTCTACTACCGGGAGCCGGACAGCCTGATCGGCGTCGGCGCCGAGGCAGGCACGCGGCCATTCCTCACCGGCGAGGCTTTCCTCAAGGCCTACGGGCTGGCGCGCGGCTCGGCCGCCGCCTATGCCCTCACGCACCTGGACTTCGTCGCCCTGGCCGCGCGCTACGGCCGGATGGGTGGCTACGCGCACATCGCGACGCTGGTCCGGCGTGTCCGCGCCGCGCGCCCGGGCCAGACGCTGCTGCTGGACGGCGGCGACACGCTGCAGGGCTCGGCCACGGCCCTCTGGACGCGTGGCGAGGACATGGTGCGGGCCATGAACCAGCTCGGCGTGGATGTGTTCACGCCCCACTGGGAGTTCACCCACGGGATCGACCGGGTGAAGGAGCTGTTCGGAGACCGGGAGAGCCGGGGGCTCTTCAAGGGTGACTTCGTCTGCCACAACTGCAAGGAGCTCAACTGGGACGAGCCCGTCTTTCACCCGTATACCCTCCGTGAGGTGGGCGGCGTCAAGGTCGGCGTCATCGGTCAGGCCTTCCCGTACGTGCCCATCTCCCACCCCCAGCGTCTCGTGCCGAACCTCACCTTCGGGATCCAGGAGCAGCAGGCCCAGCGGCTGGTCAACGAGCTGCGGGACGACAGGAAGGCGGACGTCGTGGTGCTCCTGAGCCACAACGGGCTCAGCACCGACGTGAAGATGGCCGGTCGAGTGCGCGGCATCGACGTCGTCCTCGGCGGCCACACCCACGACGGCCTGCCCGAGCCCATCACCGTGGGCCGGACGCTCGTGATCAACTCGGGGGCCCACGGGAAGTTCTTGAGCCGCCTGGACCTGGACGTCAGGCGCGGCCGCGTCCAGGCGCACCGCTACAAGCTCCTGCCCGTGCTCTCGCGGCAGGTCCCCGAGGACCCCGACATGGCCCGCCTGATCCGCGAGATCCGTGCCCCCCACGAGGCGCGTCTCGCCGAGCCCCTGGCCGTCTCCGAGAGCCTCCTCTACCGCCGCGGGCACTTCAACGGCAGCTTCGACGAGGTCCTTCTCGATGCTCTCCTCAAGCGCCTCGACGCTCAGGTGGCCTTCTCCCCGGGCTTCCGCTGGGGCCTGACGATCGTGCCGGGCCAGACGATCACGCTGGAGGACGTGTACGCGCATACGGGGCTCACCTACCCGAACACGCTCGTGCGCGAGCTCACGGGCGCCGAGATCCGCCAGATCATGGAGGATGTGGCCGACAACCTCTTCCACCCCGATCCCTACTATCGCCAGGGGGGGGACATGGTCCGCGTGGGCGGGCTCACCTACGCCATCGATCCCCGGAAGCCCATGGGGCAGCGGATCAGCGACATGCGGGCGGGCGGCGTGCTGCTGTCCGCCACCAGCCGGTACAAGACCGCGAGCTGGGCCTCCGTCGGCCCGGAGGCCCCGGGGCCGCCCGCCTACGATGTGGTGGCCCAGCACCTGCGCGACCTCAAGCGGGTCAGGCTCGACCCCCGGCCTCGCGTGAAGGTGCTGTGA
- a CDS encoding TlpA family protein disulfide reductase, whose product MRQARKMSAVALSLLALLVAGTVSAAGSEVVEDLLLDLQLVPLDGQTPPPFTLEALDGKRVSLSDMRGQVVLLYFWASW is encoded by the coding sequence ATGAGGCAGGCTCGGAAGATGTCGGCGGTCGCGCTCTCCCTGCTCGCGCTCCTGGTCGCCGGCACCGTCTCGGCGGCCGGATCGGAGGTGGTCGAGGACCTGCTCCTCGACCTCCAGCTCGTCCCGCTCGATGGTCAGACGCCGCCCCCGTTCACCCTCGAGGCCCTCGACGGCAAGCGGGTGTCACTGTCCGACATGAGGGGGCAGGTGGTCCTCCTCTACTTCTGGGCCTCGTGGTGA
- a CDS encoding TlpA family protein disulfide reductase, which translates to MHRELGRKGLTVLAINIQEGRQKVAAWVRDRGLTSRVLLDPAGEAVAAYRVTATPTVFLIGRDGKMVARGAGTRSWLGAEGRALLGALLAAPGADPGRPAPAR; encoded by the coding sequence GTGCACCGGGAGCTGGGGCGGAAGGGGCTGACCGTCCTGGCCATCAACATCCAGGAGGGTCGGCAGAAGGTGGCCGCCTGGGTGAGAGACAGGGGCCTGACCTCGCGGGTCCTGCTCGATCCGGCGGGGGAGGCCGTGGCCGCCTACCGCGTGACAGCCACGCCCACCGTCTTCCTCATCGGGCGCGACGGCAAGATGGTCGCGCGGGGCGCCGGCACGCGCAGCTGGCTCGGCGCCGAGGGGCGGGCCCTCCTGGGCGCGCTGCTCGCCGCTCCCGGCGCGGATCCCGGGCGTCCGGCGCCCGCCCGGTGA
- a CDS encoding FAD-binding protein, with protein sequence MIDTIVSDILVLGAGGAGLCAALHASDRSPRLSVTVVVKGLLGRAGCTRMVQGGYNAVLGEPDSLDAHCLDTLKGGGWINDQELVWRLVSEAPRRVLELEARYGCFFDRDAGGRVHQKPFAGQTHDRTIHKGDLTGIEIMNRLSEQVWVRPAIRPLEEHRAVALLRDEGGRVGGALLLDIRSGAFLVARSRATLLATGGGPTMYRVFACSADKAADGLALAVRAGAPLKDMEMIQFHPTGLIVPDSLITGTLLEEGLRGAGGRLLNDRGERFMARHDPERMERSTRDRVARAAFIEAWEGRGTPNGGVWLDVSHLGAEFVERNFRGMVKRCRDFGRDLAREPVEVGPTAHFTMGGVVIDTDCRTPVEGLFAAGEDAGGVHGANRLGGNGVADSTVFGGIAGDTMAEWVAGRPLPRLSGAAAAAEAAAMTAALERRGEEDLYGLQARLRDVMWERVGLIRTGAGLQAAVGEIEEIAARAERVGLAGGPAFNLAWQDWANLRHQAQVSGLIARSALERAESRGSHFRADHPEPSAVLVNVHVQIEEGATPRLWTEPVRLTRYRPEAASPALGVEVGD encoded by the coding sequence GTGATCGACACCATCGTCAGCGACATCCTCGTGCTCGGCGCAGGGGGGGCGGGTCTCTGCGCGGCGCTGCACGCCTCGGACCGCTCGCCCCGGCTGTCCGTCACCGTCGTCGTCAAGGGGCTCCTTGGCCGCGCCGGCTGCACGCGCATGGTTCAGGGCGGCTACAACGCCGTCCTCGGCGAGCCCGACTCGCTGGACGCCCATTGCCTCGACACTCTCAAGGGCGGCGGCTGGATCAACGACCAGGAGCTGGTCTGGAGGCTCGTCTCCGAAGCTCCCCGCCGCGTGCTCGAGCTCGAGGCTCGCTACGGCTGCTTCTTCGACCGGGACGCCGGCGGCCGCGTCCACCAGAAGCCCTTTGCCGGCCAGACCCACGACCGCACCATCCACAAGGGCGATCTCACCGGCATCGAGATCATGAACCGGCTCAGCGAGCAGGTCTGGGTCCGGCCCGCCATCCGCCCGCTCGAGGAGCACCGGGCGGTGGCTCTCCTCCGCGACGAGGGGGGGCGGGTCGGCGGCGCCCTGCTTCTCGACATCCGGAGCGGAGCCTTTCTCGTCGCGAGGAGCCGCGCGACGCTGCTCGCCACGGGCGGCGGGCCCACCATGTACCGTGTCTTCGCCTGCTCGGCGGACAAGGCCGCCGACGGTCTCGCGCTGGCCGTCCGGGCGGGAGCGCCCCTCAAGGACATGGAGATGATCCAGTTCCACCCAACCGGCCTCATCGTCCCCGACTCGCTCATCACGGGGACGCTCCTGGAGGAGGGGCTGCGCGGGGCCGGCGGGCGGCTGCTCAACGACCGCGGCGAGCGGTTCATGGCGCGCCATGACCCCGAGCGGATGGAGCGCTCCACGAGGGACCGCGTGGCCCGGGCCGCCTTCATCGAGGCGTGGGAGGGGCGGGGGACGCCCAACGGCGGGGTATGGCTGGACGTCTCGCACCTCGGCGCCGAGTTCGTCGAGCGGAACTTCCGCGGCATGGTCAAGCGCTGCCGCGACTTCGGCCGCGACCTGGCACGCGAGCCCGTGGAGGTGGGGCCGACGGCGCACTTCACCATGGGCGGTGTCGTGATCGACACGGACTGCAGGACGCCGGTGGAGGGGCTCTTCGCCGCCGGAGAGGACGCCGGCGGCGTCCACGGCGCCAATCGCCTGGGCGGCAACGGGGTGGCGGACTCCACGGTGTTCGGCGGGATCGCGGGCGACACCATGGCCGAGTGGGTGGCCGGCCGGCCCCTCCCGCGCCTGTCCGGGGCCGCCGCCGCGGCCGAGGCCGCCGCCATGACGGCGGCCCTCGAGCGGAGGGGGGAGGAGGACCTCTACGGGCTCCAGGCCCGGCTCCGCGACGTCATGTGGGAGCGGGTGGGACTGATCCGTACCGGCGCGGGGCTCCAGGCGGCGGTGGGGGAGATCGAGGAGATCGCCGCCCGCGCCGAGCGCGTCGGGCTGGCCGGCGGTCCGGCCTTCAACCTCGCCTGGCAGGACTGGGCGAACCTCCGCCACCAGGCGCAGGTGAGCGGCCTCATCGCCCGGAGCGCGCTGGAGCGGGCGGAGAGCCGTGGGTCTCACTTCCGTGCCGATCACCCCGAGCCGTCGGCGGTGCTGGTCAACGTCCACGTCCAGATCGAGGAGGGGGCCACGCCCCGCCTCTGGACCGAGCCCGTGCGTCTCACCCGCTACCGCCCGGAGGCAGCGAGCCCCGCCCTCGGCGTCGAGGTCGGCGACTGA
- a CDS encoding ABC transporter substrate-binding protein → MPHSVTRIASSLGAALLALTLLGAPPVASQEARQLRIVKQPGLGYLHIILMREMKLLEKRLPGVELEWRQLTSGPVIRDAMVAGQLDIGSGGLGPFIQAIDRGLDWKTLGALNEMPLYLNCARPDIRSLKDLKPTDRIAMPAIGSIQHVALQMEAEKVLGNPKALNTQIVAMAHPDATAAILSKREITCHLSSPPFQYEQLRDPGIHTVMDSYQAAGGPHTFNLVWASEKWVKANPRLVRAFVEALREATDFITDKPAEAARLYVASEKAKSTPEQILQIMKQPGLRYSMTPTGLMKFSAFMQKIGMTKAVPASWRDYAFEHLHSAPGN, encoded by the coding sequence ATGCCCCACTCCGTGACGCGTATCGCTTCGTCGCTCGGCGCGGCCCTCCTCGCGCTGACCCTGCTCGGCGCCCCGCCGGTCGCCTCCCAGGAGGCCCGGCAGCTCCGCATCGTCAAGCAGCCGGGGCTCGGCTATCTGCACATCATCCTCATGCGCGAGATGAAGCTGCTCGAGAAGCGGCTCCCCGGGGTGGAGCTCGAGTGGCGGCAGCTCACCTCGGGCCCCGTCATCCGCGACGCCATGGTGGCCGGGCAGCTCGACATCGGCTCCGGCGGGCTCGGCCCCTTCATCCAGGCCATCGACCGCGGGCTCGACTGGAAGACGCTGGGTGCCCTCAACGAGATGCCGCTCTACCTCAACTGCGCCCGTCCGGACATCAGGAGCCTCAAGGACCTCAAGCCCACCGACCGCATTGCCATGCCCGCCATCGGGTCGATCCAGCACGTGGCGCTGCAGATGGAGGCCGAGAAGGTGCTGGGCAACCCCAAGGCGCTCAACACGCAGATCGTCGCGATGGCCCATCCCGACGCCACGGCCGCGATCCTGTCCAAGCGCGAGATCACCTGCCACCTCAGCTCGCCGCCCTTCCAGTACGAGCAGCTGCGAGACCCCGGCATCCACACGGTGATGGACAGTTACCAGGCCGCCGGCGGCCCGCACACCTTCAATCTGGTCTGGGCCAGCGAGAAGTGGGTGAAGGCCAACCCGCGGCTCGTCCGGGCCTTCGTCGAGGCGCTCCGGGAGGCCACCGACTTCATCACCGACAAGCCAGCCGAGGCGGCGCGGCTCTATGTCGCCAGCGAGAAGGCCAAGTCCACGCCCGAGCAGATCCTGCAGATCATGAAGCAGCCGGGGCTGCGCTACTCCATGACGCCCACGGGGCTCATGAAGTTCTCGGCCTTCATGCAGAAGATCGGCATGACCAAGGCCGTGCCGGCCTCGTGGCGCGACTACGCCTTCGAGCACCTCCACTCGGCCCCCGGGAACTAG
- a CDS encoding ABC transporter ATP-binding protein, with the protein MQELLQVRDVTISYPTETGLFTAVEGVSFSVGVGEKFVLLGPSGCGKSTLLKSIAGFLLPACGAVELDGRRVSRPGPDRVVVFQEFDQLLPWRTVLGNVLYPLRVARRMPDRAAREQARRFIAMVGLEPFADSYPHQLSGGMKQRVAIARSLALDPAMLLMDEPFASLDALTRRKMQEELLGIWEATRKTILFVTHSIQEAALLGDRILILSPGPGRVRRVLDNAAVGQRETEAALRVQREVQEMLGE; encoded by the coding sequence ATGCAGGAGCTGCTCCAGGTCCGGGACGTCACGATCTCCTACCCCACCGAGACCGGGCTCTTCACCGCGGTGGAGGGGGTGTCCTTCTCGGTGGGCGTGGGGGAGAAGTTCGTCCTGCTGGGTCCCTCGGGGTGCGGGAAGTCCACGCTCCTCAAGTCCATCGCGGGCTTCCTGCTCCCGGCATGCGGGGCGGTGGAGCTCGACGGGCGCCGCGTCTCGCGCCCCGGGCCCGACCGCGTGGTCGTCTTCCAGGAGTTCGACCAGCTCCTGCCCTGGAGGACCGTCCTCGGCAATGTCCTGTACCCGCTGCGCGTCGCCAGGCGCATGCCCGACCGGGCGGCACGCGAGCAGGCCCGTCGCTTCATCGCCATGGTGGGGCTCGAGCCCTTCGCGGACTCCTACCCCCATCAGCTCTCGGGCGGCATGAAGCAGCGCGTCGCCATCGCTCGCTCGCTGGCGCTGGACCCGGCCATGCTGCTCATGGACGAGCCGTTCGCGAGCCTGGACGCCCTCACCCGCCGGAAGATGCAGGAGGAGCTGCTCGGCATCTGGGAGGCGACGCGCAAGACCATCCTCTTCGTCACCCACTCGATCCAGGAGGCGGCGCTGCTCGGTGATCGCATCCTGATCCTGTCTCCGGGGCCGGGGCGGGTGCGCCGTGTCCTGGACAACGCCGCGGTGGGCCAGCGGGAGACGGAGGCGGCGCTCCGGGTGCAGCGCGAGGTCCAGGAGATGCTTGGCGAATGA
- a CDS encoding ABC transporter permease translates to MTAGSGAPLSLWRHAPVRKAAIVVVLLLAWEGLTRWAASPLLFPQASTVLGSFLRSVRSGELPGYAGQSLKVLLTGMAIGAAIALVLTTLAVTTRLGAEFLETITSMFNPLPAIALMPLALLWFGLGVNSLIFVIIHSVLWPMSLNTYTGFITVPPTLRRVGQNFGLTGWRLVAGILLPAAFPYILSGVKIGWAFAWRTIIAAEMVFGVAGSQGGLGWFIYQNRFEMNTDLVFAGLVTVILIGLLVENLCFKWIERKTVLRWGMSAGH, encoded by the coding sequence ATGACCGCGGGGTCCGGCGCGCCGCTGTCGCTCTGGCGCCACGCCCCGGTGCGCAAGGCCGCGATCGTCGTCGTCCTGCTGCTGGCCTGGGAGGGGCTCACGCGCTGGGCGGCGAGCCCGCTCCTCTTCCCGCAGGCCTCCACGGTGCTGGGCTCCTTCCTGCGCTCGGTCCGGTCGGGCGAGCTGCCGGGCTACGCCGGCCAGTCGCTCAAGGTGCTCCTCACCGGCATGGCCATCGGCGCCGCCATCGCGCTCGTGCTCACGACGCTCGCCGTGACCACGCGGCTCGGCGCCGAGTTCCTCGAGACCATCACGTCCATGTTCAACCCGCTCCCGGCCATCGCGCTCATGCCGCTGGCGCTGCTCTGGTTCGGGCTGGGCGTCAACTCGCTCATCTTCGTCATCATCCACTCGGTGCTCTGGCCCATGTCGCTCAACACCTACACGGGCTTCATCACCGTGCCGCCCACGCTCCGGCGCGTGGGGCAGAACTTCGGCCTCACGGGCTGGCGCCTGGTGGCGGGCATCCTGTTGCCGGCGGCCTTCCCGTACATCCTCTCGGGGGTCAAGATCGGCTGGGCCTTCGCCTGGCGCACCATCATCGCCGCCGAGATGGTGTTCGGCGTCGCGGGCAGCCAGGGGGGACTCGGCTGGTTCATCTACCAGAACCGCTTCGAGATGAACACGGACCTGGTCTTCGCGGGCCTCGTGACCGTCATCCTCATCGGCCTCCTGGTGGAGAACCTCTGCTTCAAGTGGATCGAGCGCAAGACGGTGCTGCGATGGGGGATGTCGGCCGGCCACTGA
- a CDS encoding winged helix-turn-helix transcriptional regulator, translated as MEVTITSSPFGSRTRTRALLALRLLGESYPRELARLLGAPLSSVQKALASLERDGLVAARPVGRTRAFRLEPRYFAHEALGKYLDRLAEPEEDLRGRVAALRRRPRRTAKSL; from the coding sequence ATGGAGGTCACGATCACCTCGAGCCCCTTCGGCAGCCGGACCCGGACCCGCGCGCTGCTCGCCCTCCGCCTGCTGGGCGAGAGCTATCCGCGCGAGCTGGCCCGGCTCCTCGGCGCCCCCCTCTCCAGCGTCCAGAAGGCGCTGGCGAGCCTGGAGCGCGACGGGCTGGTGGCCGCGCGTCCGGTGGGCCGGACGCGCGCCTTCCGGCTGGAGCCCCGCTACTTCGCCCACGAGGCGCTGGGGAAGTACCTCGACCGCCTCGCCGAGCCGGAGGAGGACCTCCGTGGCCGGGTGGCTGCGCTCCGCCGCCGGCCCCGGCGGACCGCCAAGTCGCTGTGA
- a CDS encoding succinate dehydrogenase produces MSEPRVLRRGWTTREGWRDTKAGLWAWLLQRAAAVALVVVIALHLQNPFIPAVQAVLLGLVLLHGLLGLRAILLDFGLPVGWHRALFAGALGLAILLFVVFWMWRWS; encoded by the coding sequence ATGAGTGAGCCCCGGGTGCTCCGGCGCGGATGGACGACGCGCGAGGGGTGGCGCGACACCAAGGCCGGCCTGTGGGCCTGGCTCCTCCAGCGGGCCGCGGCCGTGGCGCTGGTCGTCGTGATCGCCCTCCACCTGCAGAACCCGTTCATCCCCGCCGTGCAGGCGGTGCTTCTCGGGCTCGTGCTGCTCCACGGGCTCCTGGGCTTGCGCGCCATCCTGCTCGACTTCGGTCTGCCGGTGGGCTGGCACCGCGCGCTCTTCGCCGGCGCCCTCGGGCTCGCGATCCTGCTCTTCGTCGTCTTCTGGATGTGGCGGTGGTCCTGA
- a CDS encoding succinate dehydrogenase/fumarate reductase iron-sulfur subunit: protein MVLRVFRWDPGTGERVQEYRVTAREGMTVLDALVEIQRGSDPTLAFRYACRVGMCGSCAMVIDGRERWACRTLLARLPRRTVSVRPLYHFPLIRDLVVDLEPFRRRMLATAATFEPAEGPAAFAAVGRDTAERRQVAAAIECIGCGMCLSACTMVAHDERFPGPAALNRAFTLQLDSRDGAHADRATRLRSEDALVRCHAQASCTAVCPMEISPTDSILSLRRRAILALF, encoded by the coding sequence GTGGTCCTGAGGGTCTTCCGGTGGGACCCGGGCACGGGTGAGCGCGTGCAGGAGTACCGCGTGACGGCGCGCGAGGGGATGACAGTGCTCGACGCGCTCGTGGAGATCCAGCGCGGGAGCGATCCGACGCTCGCCTTCCGGTACGCCTGCCGCGTGGGCATGTGCGGCTCCTGCGCCATGGTCATCGACGGGCGCGAGCGCTGGGCCTGCCGGACCCTCCTCGCGCGGCTGCCGCGGCGGACCGTCAGCGTGCGCCCGCTCTACCACTTTCCGCTGATCCGGGACCTCGTCGTGGACCTGGAGCCCTTTCGCCGGAGAATGCTGGCGACAGCGGCGACCTTCGAGCCGGCCGAGGGGCCCGCCGCCTTCGCTGCCGTGGGCCGGGACACCGCCGAGCGCCGCCAGGTGGCCGCCGCCATCGAGTGCATCGGCTGTGGCATGTGTCTGTCGGCCTGCACCATGGTGGCCCACGACGAGCGCTTCCCGGGACCCGCCGCGCTCAACCGCGCCTTCACCCTCCAGCTGGACAGCCGTGACGGGGCCCACGCCGACCGCGCCACGCGCCTCCGGTCCGAGGACGCGCTGGTCCGCTGCCACGCGCAGGCCAGCTGCACGGCGGTCTGTCCCATGGAGATCTCGCCCACTGACTCGATCCTGAGCCTCCGCCGCCGCGCCATCCTCGCGCTGTTCTGA